ATGCATCATGGAATTTATGCCAAATCTGCATTCAGGTACATTTTATTACTGGTGAGCTGTTTTTTTCTTTCAACAATCCTCGCCTGCTCCGACTCGACGCAAAGCCCTAAAACGCTTGAGGAGTCTGTTGACATAAGAATGGTACAGCACCATCAGTTAATGCTTCAGAATATCGCTGACAGCAACAATGGCAACCGCTTTCCCGGTACTCCCGGTTTTGAACAATCAGTCAGTTATGTTAAAGACTGGCTCGAATTTTCCGGATACAAACCCGTTATTCAGGAATTTGACCTTCCAATTTACAAGGATCTGTCAGCCCCTGTCTTAAATCAGGTCAGTCCAAATTCCGTTATCTATCCACCTGATGTTTCAAATGGTTTCATGACCATCGGCTATTCCGGAAGCGGCAACATAACGGCCGAAGTGCAGCCGGTGGATCTCATCATTCCCATGTCTGCTGATAATCCGCCCAATACATGCAACAGCGGTTGCGAGACGGCCGATTTTACCGGCTTCGTTCCGGGCAGAATCGCCCTGCTTCAACGAGGGAGCTGCAGCTACGGCCTCAAAGCCGCCAATGCACAGGCTGCCGGAGCTACCGGTGTCATTATCATGAATGAAGGTCAGCCCGATCGCACCGGTGCTGTAAGATCAACATTGGGAAGCTATAATATTACTGTTCCGGTCGTGTCTTTAAATTACAATATAGGCGTAGAATTATACAATCTGATAAATACTGGTATGACGGTCAGTATAAATTTGAAGGTTGATGGTGCTTTGGAAGCACTTAAAACCTGTAATATCATCGCCGACACAGCGGGCGGTGACGATAATCATACAGTAGTTGTCGGCGCTCATCTCGATTCAGTCTCCAACGGCCCAGGGATCAATGACAATGGCAGCGGTTCAGCCGCCATTCTCGAGGTTGCATGCAAAATGGGACTGCTTCATATCGACCCTGCTTACAAGGTACGGTTCGTTTTCTTCAGCGCTGAAGAAGAAGGCCTGCTCGGCTCCGAATATTATGTGT
Above is a window of Desulfomonilia bacterium DNA encoding:
- a CDS encoding M28 family peptidase, with the protein product MHHGIYAKSAFRYILLLVSCFFLSTILACSDSTQSPKTLEESVDIRMVQHHQLMLQNIADSNNGNRFPGTPGFEQSVSYVKDWLEFSGYKPVIQEFDLPIYKDLSAPVLNQVSPNSVIYPPDVSNGFMTIGYSGSGNITAEVQPVDLIIPMSADNPPNTCNSGCETADFTGFVPGRIALLQRGSCSYGLKAANAQAAGATGVIIMNEGQPDRTGAVRSTLGSYNITVPVVSLNYNIGVELYNLINTGMTVSINLKVDGALEALKTCNIIADTAGGDDNHTVVVGAHLDSVSNGPGINDNGSGSAAILEVACKMGLLHIDPAYKVRFVFFSAEEEGLLGSEYYVSHLSPAELAKISMYLNFDMLASPNYVRFVYDGDGSDSPNPGPPGSEQIEKLFNDYFALNSLPTDPTAISGSSDHGPFADRNIPVGGIYAGSSEIKSEEQVMKYGGTAGDHCDPNYHTPYDTEANLNYIIEEQMLKAAAYSVNTYSHTLPDMLMKSNSLKAKNEQAYHSTYKGPFAIE